In the Sarcophilus harrisii chromosome 3, mSarHar1.11, whole genome shotgun sequence genome, one interval contains:
- the AURKAIP1 gene encoding aurora kinase A-interacting protein has product MFVARVTSQLTRAVPWAGSCLSRLGPAGPPRVFGARCCFYSTWPTGRNGPAPQPQRRRDPELEEMLVPRKMSISPLESWLTARYLLPKPEVSSPGPRPRTVNLTLLYDCPPSEAGGGEELGEGGPWRAPRVHCKNVLKIRRRKMNHHKYRKLVKRTRFLRRKIREGRRKRKQIRFEKDLKRLWKRAGLKQAPEGWQSPKIYVKST; this is encoded by the exons ATGTTTGTGGCTCGAGTGACCTCTCAGCTCACTAGGGCAGTGCCCTGGGCAG GCTCATGTTTGTCAAGGTTGGGCCCCGCGGGGCCCCCTCGAGTCTTTGGGGCCAGGTGTTGCTTTTACAGCACCTGGCCCACGGGCAGGAACGGGCCCGCCCCCCAGCCCCAGAGACGGCGGGATCCAGAGCTGGAGGAGATGCTGGTTCCCAGGAAGATGTCCATCAGCCCCCTGGAGAGTTGGCTCACGGCTCGGTACTTGCTCCCCAAGCCTGAGGTCAGCAGCCCTGGCCCCCGCCCCAGGACGGTGAATCTGACCTTGCTCTACGACTGCCCCCCGAGCGAGGCCGGGGGTGGCGAGGAGCTGGGCGAAGGAGGCCCCTGGAGGGCGCCCAGGGTGCACTGCAAGAACGTGCTGAAGATCCGCCGCCGCAAGATGAACCACCACAAGTACCGCAAGCTGGTGAAGAGGACCCGGTTCTTGCGGCGGAAGATccgagaagggagaaggaagcgGAAACAG ATCAGGTTCGAGAAGGACCTGAAGCGTTTGTGGAAGAGAGCAGGCTTGAAGCAGGCCCCTGAGGGCTGGCAGTCCCCCAAGATCTATGTGAAGAGCACCTGA